Proteins encoded within one genomic window of Mesobacillus subterraneus:
- the pilM gene encoding type IV pilus biogenesis protein PilM, translated as MALSVFSSRSKVINLVFNDQYIRYVELKQSTPPVPLRWGEKKLSPGMISDGKIVDFDTLSMVIDECIQDWKINKREVRFIVPDSIVIIRKLSIPSDIAVDEINSYIYLELGATIHLPFEHAVFDTVIMSKAGEKQEIILFAAPEKNVLEYSDLLSEAKLKPIAADISPLANYRLFSAATDELEKANAILVQFDTHLVSMTIFEGAFPLFLRHLSIELNDWLNPDAMSVQQDGVGQVNELNYQFEDVYKEISKLMDFYTYSFTQGKKMIEQIAVNGDHPLFERILAEMGERFTIPVKPITYDGSLHAEMEEFPRSYYLGLGLGLKEVK; from the coding sequence ATGGCACTCTCGGTCTTTTCATCAAGAAGCAAAGTGATCAATCTCGTCTTTAATGACCAATATATTCGCTATGTGGAATTGAAGCAATCAACCCCTCCGGTTCCTTTGAGATGGGGAGAAAAGAAATTAAGTCCTGGAATGATCTCTGACGGGAAAATCGTTGATTTTGATACGCTTTCGATGGTGATCGATGAGTGCATACAAGATTGGAAAATTAATAAAAGGGAAGTCCGGTTCATTGTTCCTGATTCCATTGTGATTATCAGGAAATTATCGATTCCCTCCGATATAGCAGTAGATGAGATTAATAGCTACATCTACCTCGAACTTGGTGCCACCATTCATTTACCTTTTGAACATGCAGTGTTCGATACAGTTATCATGTCTAAAGCCGGGGAAAAGCAGGAGATTATCCTGTTTGCGGCACCAGAGAAAAACGTCCTTGAATATTCGGATTTGCTATCAGAGGCAAAGCTTAAGCCGATTGCGGCAGATATATCTCCGCTCGCTAATTATCGTTTGTTCAGCGCGGCTACAGATGAGCTGGAAAAAGCGAATGCCATTCTCGTACAATTCGACACTCACCTTGTCAGCATGACCATATTCGAGGGAGCCTTTCCATTGTTCCTTCGTCACTTGTCGATTGAATTGAATGATTGGCTGAACCCTGATGCTATGAGCGTGCAGCAGGATGGAGTTGGACAAGTGAATGAATTGAATTACCAATTTGAAGATGTCTACAAGGAAATCAGCAAATTAATGGATTTTTATACATATTCTTTTACACAAGGAAAGAAGATGATTGAACAAATCGCTGTAAACGGTGATCATCCTTTATTTGAAAGGATTTTGGCGGAAATGGGAGAACGTTTCACCATCCCCGTCAAACCGATTACCTATGATGGGTCATTGCATGCCGAAATGGAAGAGTTTCCTCGCAGTTATTATCTGGGGCTTGGCCTGGGATTAAAAGAGGTGAAATGA
- a CDS encoding SPOR domain-containing protein translates to MDKHGKTITIKINGKDRPVQADKKSKVNGVVKKPKQEEKLPYDKGKSSSYQTNESQGESSRTYPLENEVAMNESAAAQEQSEESFDWILPDPVQEEVIKEYKIAPKQEKKPKKKGIGISVWKTKKNNRLYPTIIMNVLFAVLLGTAFGVTFLKFLPSEPDTAAPAVAQPKSGQTAEKPAGGEESIELTTIPTFVVQNGIFTTEAAAKERVSLLGGQGVTAELFPVNGQFAVYLGTAGSIEAAKQQAEALKAKGVEVFAKPFEITGGTAAGLTSGESEFLKQAPEIYSIMMKGSAAAPEEVKKAGNYQTMVSKVDDKSVKNQTVLKAKTSMERAGAAFISYQKSKDANQLAEMEKSLLAFLSAYQSLGK, encoded by the coding sequence TTGGACAAGCATGGAAAGACGATCACGATCAAGATTAATGGCAAGGACCGTCCGGTTCAGGCAGACAAAAAAAGTAAGGTTAATGGAGTCGTAAAGAAACCTAAACAAGAAGAAAAGCTTCCATATGATAAAGGAAAAAGCAGCAGTTACCAGACCAATGAGAGCCAGGGAGAGAGCAGCAGAACGTATCCGCTCGAAAATGAGGTAGCAATGAATGAAAGTGCGGCTGCACAGGAACAATCCGAGGAAAGTTTTGACTGGATTTTGCCTGATCCAGTACAAGAGGAAGTCATCAAAGAATATAAAATCGCTCCGAAGCAAGAAAAAAAGCCGAAAAAGAAAGGTATTGGTATTTCGGTTTGGAAGACAAAAAAGAACAATCGCCTTTATCCAACTATTATTATGAATGTCCTTTTTGCCGTTTTGCTAGGGACAGCGTTTGGAGTGACATTCCTTAAATTCCTGCCATCAGAGCCAGATACTGCTGCACCAGCAGTCGCTCAGCCAAAATCTGGGCAGACAGCAGAGAAACCGGCAGGCGGGGAAGAGTCAATTGAGTTAACAACAATCCCGACCTTTGTCGTCCAGAATGGCATCTTCACTACTGAGGCTGCTGCAAAGGAAAGAGTGAGTCTCCTTGGTGGCCAGGGCGTCACAGCTGAGTTGTTTCCTGTCAATGGCCAGTTCGCCGTCTATCTGGGAACTGCCGGAAGCATTGAGGCTGCCAAACAGCAGGCAGAGGCACTCAAAGCCAAGGGCGTTGAGGTATTTGCAAAACCATTCGAAATTACAGGTGGCACTGCAGCCGGCTTAACTTCAGGAGAATCAGAATTCCTCAAGCAGGCACCGGAAATCTATTCCATCATGATGAAAGGTTCAGCTGCTGCTCCAGAGGAAGTCAAGAAAGCAGGGAATTATCAGACCATGGTCAGCAAGGTTGATGACAAGAGTGTAAAGAATCAAACCGTCCTAAAGGCTAAGACGAGCATGGAGAGGGCGGGTGCCGCTTTTATAAGCTATCAAAAAAGTAAGGATGCAAATCAACTGGCGGAAATGGAGAAAAGCCTTCTGGCATTCCTTTCTGCCTACCAGTCGCTCGGCAAGTAA